A part of Streptomyces sp. DSM 40750 genomic DNA contains:
- a CDS encoding Rieske (2Fe-2S) protein, with protein MTMGSTRRTILATGAAGTAALLMACGQYGDDNGSDTVEEASPGNAGTGGGEELARTADIPVGGGKIFKDRKVVVTQPEEGDFKAFSAVCTHQNCLVSSVSDETINCACHGSKFKIADGAVAKGPATKPLPAEEITVSGNSIQLA; from the coding sequence ATGACGATGGGTTCGACGCGGCGCACGATTCTGGCGACCGGAGCGGCGGGCACGGCGGCGCTGCTCATGGCGTGCGGTCAGTACGGCGACGACAACGGCAGCGACACCGTGGAGGAGGCCTCGCCCGGGAACGCCGGCACGGGCGGCGGCGAGGAACTGGCGAGGACGGCGGACATCCCGGTGGGGGGCGGCAAGATCTTCAAGGACCGGAAGGTCGTCGTGACGCAGCCCGAGGAGGGCGACTTCAAGGCCTTCTCGGCGGTCTGCACGCACCAGAACTGCCTCGTCAGCAGCGTCTCGGACGAGACGATCAACTGCGCGTGCCACGGCAGCAAGTTCAAGATCGCGGACGGGGCGGTGGCGAAGGGCCCGGCCACGAAGCCGCTGCCCGCCGAGGAGATCACGGTCTCGGGAAATTCGATTCAGCTGGCCTGA
- a CDS encoding DUF6529 family protein, producing the protein MTVDPNAATQDFPSPRPAHARGPGATRFLIPALVACAVAIGLGAYGKVHDPAGTAFNLAGFSSTGAVKSWLATVSFGFALVQLTSALMVYGKLPGPSWSGVLHRWSGRVAFLVAVPVAVHCLYALGFQTYEPRVLWHSLLGCFFFGVFSAKMLLLRSERLPGWLLPIVGGLVFAALTVVWLTSALWFFRTFGVTT; encoded by the coding sequence ATGACCGTCGACCCGAACGCCGCCACCCAGGACTTCCCGTCCCCGCGGCCCGCCCACGCCCGCGGCCCCGGCGCGACCCGTTTCCTGATCCCGGCCCTGGTGGCCTGCGCGGTGGCGATCGGCCTCGGCGCCTATGGCAAGGTGCACGACCCGGCGGGCACCGCGTTCAACCTCGCGGGCTTCAGCAGCACGGGCGCGGTGAAGTCATGGCTGGCGACGGTGTCGTTCGGCTTCGCGCTCGTCCAGCTGACGTCGGCGCTGATGGTGTACGGCAAGCTGCCGGGCCCGAGTTGGTCGGGGGTGCTGCACCGGTGGTCTGGGCGGGTGGCGTTCCTGGTCGCGGTGCCGGTGGCGGTGCACTGTCTGTACGCGCTCGGCTTCCAGACGTACGAACCGCGCGTTTTGTGGCACTCTCTCCTGGGTTGTTTCTTCTTCGGTGTTTTCAGTGCAAAGATGCTGCTGCTCCGCTCGGAGCGACTCCCCGGCTGGCTCCTGCCGATCGTCGGCGGCCTCGTCTTCGCCGCTCTCACGGTCGTCTGGCTGACCTCCGCCCTCTGGTTCTTCCGCACGTTCGGAGTGACGACATGA